The stretch of DNA agggacaggggagcctggtgggctgccatctctgggttgcacacagtcggacacgactgaagagatttagcagcagcagcagcagcagcagcagcatgtcaccTTTTACCTTATTAGTAGATGTTAGGGTTAAAGAATAAGATTGAGAATTTACAGGTGAAAAAATGGGGAGAAGTCTTATCATTTTATGCCTTTCcatttacacatatatgtgtatgtatgcctTTATATGgaaaagcatacacacacatatatgtgtatgtatgtgtacaagggaaatccatatatatatacatatatatgtgtatatatatatatatacacatatatatatatatgggtttcccttgtagctcagctggtaaagaatccacctacaatgcaggagatcctgattcaactcctgggttaggaagatcccctggagaacaaatcagctacccactccagtattcttgggcttccctggtggcttagacagtgaagaatcggcctgccatgcgagagacctgggtttgattcctgggttgggaagatcctctggaggagggcatggaaaccctcttcagtattcttgcctgaattccacaaacagaggagcctggcaggctacagtccatggggttgcagagtcagacatgactgagcaactaggcacacagcacacacacacacacacacacacacacacacacacacacacatatatttaaatttatcaaatacaaatattattttatgctAACCTAATTTGAAAACCTAAttcaaaaataagtatatttcaTGTAGGAGTTACCTGCCTATCTGATAGGAATTTCAATAATTAGCTACACTTTTccttacagtaaaaaaaaaaagataatcatgaGAGAAGAGCTGTACTGAGAGAGAACACCAAATATAGTCATCCTAAATTGTATATGTATTTGTCTCTTTTCAATAGCTTCTGTAAAAGCAGCAACAGCTGCAGCTCGGCACTCAGCCCCCAGGACAGGAGGTGGAATCATCTGGGACCTAAACAAATACACTGTCCCCTGCCAAGCGAGGGCGTTCACTTGTCACACAAGGACTTTGAGTCCATTTCCTGTTTCACTGTGGCAGTAGCATCAACATcttgttaaaattcagatttctcaggcCCCATCCCATCCAGGTCTACTGTATCAGGAGCTGTCTGGTGGGCCTCACAGTCTGTTTTAACAGACCCCCCAAGTGGTTCTGATGCCACTAATGTCTGAGAACTGCTGGCCTAGTCTAACAAGCATTTTACCTTTTCAGTATCATAGTAGTTATAATGCTGCCCAAGAGACAGAGTTGCACAATCTTTCTTAGgtaattttcatgtatttagGAATAAACGTATAATTTTGCTGTTTCTCCCTCACTGTTTATCTCTAGTATTTGTACATATTGCTTTTATACTATGCCATATGATATGATAATTGCTAGAGAAGAAATAgccaattcttttttatttattcccaTATGAATAAAACTCATAGTACTTAGATTCATAAAAATTCCTTATAAGCTTACATTTTCCTTATAATGCAGGCTCACAGTGAGCATGCCTTGAGGTCATTTCCTTTTGTGGTTATAGGGAAGAGAAAACACACATGctggaaataatatgaaaatcaCTCCTACCTTCCATGAATAAGATGGAGAAGTCCTTTAAGATAGTGACGGTAACTGGCAAAAACCAGGCCAGAAAAGACGAATGTGCAGATCGGGTCTGCTACCTTATACTCTGgctagaaaaaaaaggaatttcagttctttgaatccAGGCCTCCCCTGCAGAAAGTCTGATTGATAAAATAAGGAAACCCCCAcacttccttcctttcctgtcaCCCGTTCACCCTCCTGACACTTACCATCCAAATCAGAGACAAGACTCCCTAAAGATATAATCCTTCTAAGCTTTCAACTCTCAATGACTAAAGAAAGGGAGACCGTAAGACATGTTCTCCCTACAATTTAAGAAGTAAGGAGAGGGATTTTCCCAGTGGCTACCTTCCAGTGTTGGGGActaaggtttgatccctggtcaggtaactaagatcccacattctatggagcaactaagaccatgcagtgcaactacagaaagcctgctcactgcaatgaaaagccagTGCTGCCAAATTTTTTTATTcgagtggtttttgccacacatcaacatgaatcagcctcaggtgtacatgtgtcccccatcctgaaccttcctcccacctccctccccaccccatccgtCTGGGTTTTCCCAGTGCACTGACTTTGAGTATGCTTCATGCATCGAGCTTGcactctgttttacatatggttagatacatgtttcagtgctattctttcaGCTCAGGAAAAGCCAGtgctgctaatttttttttaaatgaggataaAAAAACAGTAAGAGGAGAGATATCCTTGAGTGCTCCCTCAAAAGGCCTTATTTAATGTCTCTCAAATTAATGGAAGTAGAGAGGATGGATGAAAATATGCACATATGGGCACAGTATTCAATGACTTTTCAGCCCTAATTATGATAAGAAAGGGAATCATCTGCTCAGAGGTTGCATGTGACCAAGGTACAGCCAGAGCTTGGTCTTGGCAGATGGGGTCAGTTTATGTCTTTCTCTCTTAAGTATGTTATAGACTCAAGGTGGGCATCTTTGATTCAGTCCAAAAAGTATACACTGAGGCCTCGTTCTCACGCTCTCTCACCACTGGAGCCCTTGGCCTCAGGGTGAAACATTTGCTATTCTGCCCTTGATGAAGTTCTGGGCCACAGAAAACTGTGCCTCATTACTTCCAAGAGACTCGGCCAGGGTGACCTTGATAAGAGTACTCTCAAACTCTACTCACCTGTACAACTTGAACAATTTTGCCTTAAACTTAAAGCTTTCAGTGATGATTTACTCAGTTGAATTCAGACAAGTCTTTGTAATTTTTGTTTAcatgttttagttttttagtaAAACAATAGAGTCCCTGCTAAATGGACAGTCATGATGCAAATGGACAGAGATAAATGCCCCTCTCCTCCACTACCTGCCTGCCTGTACCTCTGCCCTCACCCACCTCTTTTAGTTCTTGTTATTGCCAaacacttcacttcatgggaaatagatgggcaaacagtagaaacagtgtcagactttattctggggggctccaaaatcactgcagatggtgatcgcagccataaaattaaaagatgcttactccttggaagaaaagttatgagcaacctagatagtatattcaaaagcagagatattactttgccgactaaggtctgtctagtcaaggctatggtttttccagtagtcacgtatggatgtgagagttggactgtgaagaaggctgagcgccaaagaattgatgcttttgaagtgtggtgttggagaagactcttgagagtccctaggactgcaaaaagatccaaccagtccattctgaaggagatcagccctgggatttctttggaaggactgatgctaaagctgaaactccagtactttggccacctcatgcgaagagttgattcactggaaaagactctggtgctggcgggattgagggcaggaggagaaggggacgacagaggatgagatggctggatggcatcactgactcgatggacgtgagtctgagtgaactccgggagttggtgatggacagggaagcctggtgtgctgagattcatggggtcgcaaagagtcggacacgactgagtgactgaactgactgaactaatTACCAAACAGGGAGCTATAGTGAATATTTGTTTAGGGTCAGAGGCTCACCCTGATCTACTCCAGGTTTCCATTAACACAGTTCTTTTGGGAAAGAAGTTCTCTCCCTCCCATTGTGGAAGAGTCAGTCAATGGCTCTACCCTCCCCAGCCAAGCAAAAGATACAAGACCCAGTCTACATCAACTGGGTTCCATTTCCCGGAAACATGAATTTTCAGCAGAGTgacaagaagaggaaaaaaattagctGAATCACATTCAtttcaggcttcccaagtggctcagtaataaggaattcacctgcaaatgcaggacacgtggatttgatccctgggttggaaagatccactggaggaggaaatggcaacacactctagtattctttcctggaaaatcctttggaccaaggagcctggtgggctaaggttcatagagttgcaaagagttgggcaccactgagtgactgagcatgcacacacacatgtacattcaTTTCAGCATGATGCCTGGGACAGAAATTGGATAGTTTCTGAAATCTGAATACCAACAGTTTCCCTTATTTCTACCTTGCTTTCTTAGAGGAGTACCTCTAATAAATTTCAATCAATGAATCTATGTTTTGCTTAAGTGAACCAGAGACCTTTTCTGTTGCTTATAACCCAAGAATCCTAAGTTTTTCATGGTTCTGTTGCTGTCCACCTTAACCCCAGGACAAAAGAACTGCTTTCTTAAAAGACTGGCAGCCGTATGGTTAAAGACATTGCTCTTATGAATTAGGAAAATCAGCTttgaatgtttgtttgtttgcaccTTGTAAAGTAATTCGTGTAGGCAAATCGGCAGTCCACCCCCATTTAAAGTAATAATGGAGGGCCAGATCACGTACCATCTAATCTATGAAGTCACTGGAACAGGGAGTTGACTCCGACATACTCACCTTAAAGTAAATAATAAGCGCCCTGGTTAACACACTGATGCTCTGAAATAGATCTCCAAGGGCGTGTACAAAAGCAGCTCTGACACTGGCATTGGCTTGCACTTCTTTGTGACTGTGGGCAGGGTGTTTCTGGTGTAAAATCACACTTagtctgaaagaaaaaacaatgtcCTTGGCACACGTGAGATTAACCCTTGAAAATCTTTGCAGTATCATGTTGACGACAGCCTGTGTTATCCAAAATGGCAATGGACTGAAACATTGCTGCTTCATAATGGACTGTTTTGGAGTAATTTTGAACACAGGGgtatcacagaattttaaaattttcacacaaGGACAGACATTGAAGATTCATATCATCTTCTCTTTCTAAttaatgctgtgctgtgcttagtcgttcagtcgtgtccgactctttgtgaccccatggactatagcccgccaggctcctctgtccatggggattctccagacaagaatactggagtgggttgccatgtcctcctggagatctttccaacccaaggatcgaacccaggtctcgcgcatagcaggcagattctttaccctctgagccaccagggaagcccaggaatactggagtgggtagcctatcccttctccagggatcttctgacccaggaatcaaaccggggtctactgcattgcaggcagattatttaccagctgaactaccagggaagcccagtttaatCCTactgtgtttcattttaaaactagAGAGTAACATCTATTAGGTAAATGCCAAGTATTTGACAAGGAGGAGGGGAAATACCATTTATCAAGTGTCTACCGAGCCAGACTTAAAGCTGAGCTTTGGTGGGAGCTTAATTAAATGTGCTGGTTTCAAATGCAAAAAGCAGCAAAAAGCAATACAACAAAATAAGCAGTGAATTTCATCAAggttgaattttttaaacttttattttactcaattttattcatttccaCTAGAACTTGAAATGTGAATAATTCCCTAATGGCCAATGATGAAAGTAATGTGCTTGTGTAAATACATAGCTATTTATCAAACCTGCAATATGTTCatgaatataaatgttttatatgtatataacatattgCAAAATTTAACATCTCTAATCCAATTCCAAGAGATTAGTAGTGGGCCCTATAAATTATGTACCCAATTCTGTTTATCCACTTTAGGAGTAATATCTCTTATGTTTTGCCTAGAAACACTTTCTGAGCATTTTGGAACAAAggtgtaaaaaaataatttttcagtgcCACATACCCCAGTCTGTTTGCAGGTAAAGTGTCTATTAAATCTCAGGCCATCGTCACAAAGCAGAGTGACTTCTATTCATCAAGATTTGATCATTACATAATCTACAGGTTTTATATTGTTAATGTTTGAGCAGAAATTCACCTTCTATTAGAAGCTACCATTTAAAGTTCTTCAGACAGCCGTGTATGCCTGGCAGTTTCTAGGCCTGCCATGTATGCTCATCCCATagtcattcattcttttactcattttatattaaaaaaaaaacttatttagggattttatatgccaggcattgtttaATACTTGGAGCGTAATGGTGAAAACAGACATGGCCCCTCCCCATTATAACTTTAAGTATGATGGAGATGGCGGAGATTCTAAAAAGACACACATAAATGGAAAATTCTAATTATCCTGAGCCTATTAAGAACTGGTGCTACAGATAGTACAGCAAGGGAGTCTGATTTAGTTAGACAGACAAAGCAATTGAGTTGGGTTTGAAAGGTTATACTAGAGTTAAATGGGctagaagaggaggaaatgttTCAGGCAGAGAAAACTTAGCCTTAAGGCTCTATCAATAACCTTCATTCTAGAATCCCTTAGCAACTTCTGTTAGAACTTTCTGCCCTGATTTTGGGCTCCCAAGGAATAGATTTATTCCCAAATTATGGTTCAGATATCTCTGTAGTCAGACAGTGAAGCATGCAGCACTTGAAATCTATAATCCCAGTTCTCTAAGTAAacattttagtcactcagtgtgtttATCCATAAAAATTACCTCCTTGTGCAGGGAAGTCAATGCTTTTCAATTCCCTGGTCTTTGTAAGTATGAAACTCTCCTGCAATATTAGGCTCAGAGTTTGAAAGCAGTTgcagtaaaaagaaaatgtggaTGGTATCTATTCAGAAAGTCAGCCTCAGTCATCAAGGTGCCAGATTTATGTGGTAGTTAACTGGGTGCATCTTCATCTTTAGGCAGCATGGACACAGCCTATATGACAACGACTCCTGggcaattattaatatttttattgttactgCTGTCCTGGGGACATATTGTTCTTCTTAGGCAAAGATGATGACAGTCAGCAGGACATGTGGCCTGGCTTATTTGTCTCCTAGGAGTGATAGACTTGTATTGATCTCTCCATACTTTTTCTCCCACTGCCAATGTGAAATACATTTCCAAGTTAACTGGGTGGAATTAGGGATCTCATCAGTGACAGAAGATCAAATACCACTCTTCTGATTGTTCATCTTAAAGATTTTGAGCAATGGGTCCCAAACTAAGAAGTAAGGAACTAAAAGCAGGTGCAAGGTCAGGATATGAGAGTACCTAGAGGAACTTATTCAAAGTATCCATGCTCAGGTTCCTCCAATTCCAAGGACTCCTTTGTACcctctcttaaaaaaacaaaatgcttaCAATGCCACTCTGCTCTCTGTCTACTTTTATGCATGAACCTACCTGATTGCATGTATCATGTTTCATCGCAAGACAGGGGATACATAGATGGTATCTGGGTTTCCTGTTGCTGCCATAACAAGTTACCACAAAGCCTTTGTGGCTTAGAACAACATAAATGTATTATCTTATCGTTCTAGAGGTTAGAAAGTGGGCAGGACCGCATTCCTTCTGGAGGTTCCAGGGGGAAattcattttcttactttttccagcttctagaggtcaCTTCTGTTCACTGACTCCAGGccctttcttccatcttcaaagtcagcaaTGCATCATCTTCTCTGCCCTCTGACCTTATGCTTCCCTCTTTTAAGGATTTTTGTGGTTGTGTTGGACCTgtttggataatccaggataatctgcCCATCTCAAGATCCATCCTTAACAACATTTGCAAAGTTTCTCTTCCCATGTAAATTACATATTCAGGAGTTCCAAGGGTTAGAATGTGGAAACCCCTGAAGGGTCATTATTGTGTCTACCATAGatggtaggtaggtaggtagatagataacaGAGTTTTAAGTAAGGTTACCCCAAATCAGACTATCAAATAGGAAAGAGCAAATCAACCAAAAAGGGTCAAAGTCCTGGCCTCAACTCCCCATTGTCATGAGTAATCAAACAGTTCATCTAAGAAGACCAGATCAATATGGCAATGATCAGATGTCCTATGAGAATGATTTAAGACTGCCTGGATAAGAGAATGGACCAATAGATGGAAACTAAAGAAAGAATATAGCTAACACAGTTTAAGGAAGAATGTTCATGCAGTCATAATGATACAAAGACAAGATAGGTTGCTCTTGAGAGAAATAAATTCCCTGTTATtctgttaaaatatatatgaaactaaTAACCATTTTATGGGGATATTGCAAAAGGGAATTCAAAAGTAGAAAGGGGCTGAAGTAAACAAAATTTATGatcctttccaacccaggtctctgggaACTCATAATGTGTTCATGTAACAAAAACAGGAGAGGAGTAAGTCACATCCCACGTGGAACTGTTTCATTTGTGTGAGAGAGTAGAATGGCTAGAAGCTCAATTCTGGGTTTGGTGGATCTATTTTCAAATCCTCCTCTACACTACCTCATTGGCAATTTATTTAACCTTACTGAGgttcagtttcctaatctgtaaagtaTTTGTGTTGTGCACATTGAGCTTGATAATGTAGATCAAAAGATCTTAGCAGTCTCTGGCACATAGGAAGCACTCAAGATGATAGCTATTAGAAGTGGATATTAAAATGCACATTAACTAGCACAAGCAGCCTGATCTTCGGTCGTAGAGCCGTTTGAACACTCTGTCGGGTCTCGACCATCCTCACAAGTGGAGGAATTAGAAACaagcagtaacaacaacaaaaccagcaCAAATCTCTGTCCTGACAAGCTTCATGGGCAGCGTGCGGGGCCGCTTACATAATGTGGCTGCCGCTGCACAGCTCGAAACGATGATCATCAGAGTCGCCTGGATCTGGTAATCAGGGTACAGCAGGCGTTCACACGCCAGGTACACCAGCACGCCTGTCAGCACCCAGATGCACAGGCTGGATAGCAGGGCCCCCAGGATCTCTAGGGATacaagcacacagacacacacgcacagagaaTCTGTGAACCACCTTAATCTCCCCAAGACTCATGAAACATTAATGCTCCACCTCCCCACCAAAGAAAAGAGGCCGCACAGCATTTAGtcatttacaaagcagaagtGTGGATGAATTTTAGTACTAAGATGAGACACTTTCTTGTTGCATTCATAAAATACTAGTTCATTATGCTTCACATTACTAAGTAATTTTCAGcaaatttttaaagcatattaatTGCTGCCTGCCCTTGCTGTTTTCCTGAGGGATTTTAATTTAAACAGGTGCTAAAATGATTGAAAGTTATTAAGAGATGAAATAATGAGACACAAAGGGTAAAATGTGTTTAGAAACCCTTAATTCTGCCATAAAACATTTACGACTTGCCAGCACTGTAAAACAGTAAAAAGGGAAGGTTTAGAGGCTTAATGAAAATGAGTTTCATTTGCCAACTCAACTTACTATAAATACAGAGGCAAACTCCAAGGTATGTCAACACTCTAACTGCATTTTATGGGCAAGAGTAAGGAAGAAAAGTATCAGAATAGAGACATTTACATGAATATTTAAAGATAAGACAGGGTTCAAGCTTCCTACTGAGCAAAGCATGCTTGCTTACTTAGAAGCTCCTTAAGCCTCACCTTGATCTTTCACTCAACCTTTTAGATCAGTTCTAAAACCCTACAAGGCTCTAGAAACACTCTGTGAGTCAGTGGTCAGGCACATCCCATAATTTCGATCCTCCCTCCTTTTACGTAGAGCAACAGATCAAACTgcccacatctgctggatcatggaaaagcaagagagttccagaaaaacatctatttctgctttattgactatatcaaagcctttgactgtgtggatcacaataaactgtggacaattctgaaagagatgggaataccagaccacttgacctgcctcttgagaaacctgtatgcaggtcaggaagcaacagttagacctggacatggaacaacagactggttccaaataggaaaaggagtacgtcaagactgtatattgtcaccctgcttatttaacttctatgcagagtacatcatgagaaacgctgagctagaagaagcacaagctggaatcaagattgccaggagaaatatcaataactcagatatgcagatgacaccacccttatggcagaaagtgaagaggaaccaaaaagcccctggatgaaaatgaaagaggagagggaaaaagttggcttaaagctcaacatttagaaaacgaagatcatggcatctggtcccatcacttcgtgggaaatagatgaggaaacagtgtcaggctttactttggggggctccaaaatcactgcagatggtaattgcagccatgaaattaaaagatgcttactccttggaagaaaagctatgaccaacctagatagcatattcaaaatcagagacattactttgccaacaaaggtccatctagtcaaggctatggtttttcctgtggtcatgtatggatgtgagagttggactgtgaagaaagctgagcgctgaagaattgatgcttttgaactgtggtattggagaagactcttgagagtcccttggactgcaaggagatccaaccagtccactctaaaggagatcagtcctgggtgttctttggaaggactgatgctaaagctgaaactctaatactttggccacctcatgagaagagttgactcattggaaaagattctgatacagggagggattgggggcaggaggagaaggggatgacacaggatgagatggctggatggcatcaccgactcgatggacatgagtttgagtgaactccgggagttggtgatggacagggaggcctggcatgctgcagtttatggggttgcaaagagtcagacacaactgagcaactgaactgaactgaactatttacTTTATGTATAACAGCTTGTACCTCTCAATCTCCTATCCCTATCATGCTtcactcccttccctctcccctactttgtttcattttttagatttcacatataagtggtatcatatagcatttttcattctctgtctgttttatttcacttagtagaATGTCCTTCctgtccatccatgttgatgcaaatggcaaatttccaCTCTtgttatgactgagtagtattccactgtgtgtgtgtgtgtgtgtgtgtgtgtgcgtgtgtgtgtgtgtgtgtgtgtgtgcccatctTATCTTTATCacctcatctgttgatggacactttaggttacttccatatcatgaaaattaaaatattgttgctatgaacattgggtgcaTATGTTAATATTATCTTTACCTAAACTCACTTTTTATACTTAGCTTCTTCCTCAACAAAGTTATCCAGGAAATTATATGTTTGATGTACTAGTTGATTTTCATCTATATGTCTGTGAGGGGTGCTGCCTAATATGGTAGCCATCGATCCAGTGTGGCTgtttaaatttaaagtaaaattaaatatccAGTTTTTCACTAGCACTAGCCACATTTAAATTGCTCCATGGCCCCAGTGTACTATCTATTGTACAACATTTCTCTTGAAACCGAGAGTTCTGTTGAGCAGCCCTGGCCTCTAGATTGTCAATTCTCACTGACCTCCGTGGCCAGGAGGAGAGAGTTCAAGTAGCAACCTAAATTCTGAGTTCTGCCTGTGTTTACAAAACAGCTTTGACCCATGGTATCAGAAAgggtaaaatacatgtaaaaatttATGAGGATCAATGATGGGTGCTCAGTCAAAAGTAGGTGTTTTCCAAATGTAGCCCTATTAGGGACTGAAAAGCATCTTTAAATCACAATGTCACCAAGTCCTTTTATTGATGTTTATTTCCTcaattctccctctccctctctttctctgaatGTTAAAGGAAAAACAGTGCAAAACACCTCTGATGATAAATTGTTTGGCATgaaattgttgttattgttcagtcaaaccaaatcatgtccaactctttgcaaccccacagactgcagcatgccaggcttctctgtccctcaccatctcctggagtttactcagctTCATGTCCATTGCACATGAGATggcactcaaccatctcatctcatgAAATTAGAACTTTCTATCATTCTAAGCATGAAAAACCACAGTTCATAATCATCAGGCTACAGCCTGCGGTCTGCGTCTAGCGGCACCTTTTAGTGAGGCTGTCTGTGTTAGCATGTTGGCCAAAGCTCTGCCCTCAGATCTGTTTCACGTTGATGTTCTCAACTGGTGTGAAAATATGGAGTTGTAACTCttaatataaatgatttttaCATTCAGCCAGAAGCTCCTCTTATTCCTCTGACATGAGAAATTATACAAAGGAGGAGAAGTAGAGAGGCAGTATGTGTTGAAGAGATGGGTGGACTGTAAAAATGAGCCACAGTAAAAAGTTCTCAGACTGTAAAGCCTCATCATACCTGGTCCCCTTCCTAGACAAGAGCAAGCCATCACCCCATCAAAGACCCAGGTCTAAGAAGAGACAAAAAGTAAActttcctcccctcttcctcttcttccttctccttttcttgtGGTTGTTGATGGTTGTTTGAACAAGATATCCAGCTAAGCCATCCACTGAATGGCTAAACGCCATGTGAACTGGAAAgtccatattcttttcccaaCCCCTCTATGGGAAGTTCTTCGGTCTTTCCAACTCTCTGGGCTCTCTGTGCTTGATTTTGCAAAATGTCAGAAGCTTCAGCCCGCCCTCTCTCCCAGATGCCAAGTCATTCAATGAATAACATCATGGCTGTTACCACACACTGAGATTCTCGGGCTGAGGTGGCTGCTAAAATGACGCACGTGCTCCTGTTGTCCCATCGGAGTAGAGGTAGCCGCCATGAATCTGGCTATTAGTGGAATTAGCACTGAGAGTACACGTTCCCATATACACGTCTATTTCCCTCTGTGCACCAGAGATGTGCCTCTAAGGGATTTTCAAACGAAGCTTCGCTTCACCCCTTCCATTTTCATCCTTGATTGGACTCTGCAGCATTACTCCGCCTTGATGCTCGGTTGATGAACTATACCTGCTCAGCGCCATCCAAAAGTTAGCCGCTTGGAGGGGGGCTTCGATGACAGCCACAAGGAGAAGAGACTGAGCAGGAAACTGGTCAGGTCAACTAAGAGATGGGCAGCATCCGTGATGACAGCAAGACTCCCAGCAATGTGCCCACCTACGGGGATACAGAATAGGAAGTGGGGTTGGGCCCCACGGGGCCACCAGATCCTATGTGTACTAACCACAGTTTGGTGAAAACGCCTCAGACTCACAGAACTGAAGATGAGAAAGGGTCTTAACTTGGATATAATCTACATCGTTTTGAcaagtaaggaaactgagattGAGAGGGTGAGTAGAATTTGAATGTGTAGAAATGAATTGCACAAGAGAGGCCATTCCTGGGAGAGCTAAGGTACAGAGATTAGAAAGTGGGGCCCATTTGAAGAACTTTCCAGTTAGATTAGGGCATAAGGATTCAAAAGGGAAGTATAGTAGGGTGACAATGGAGAGGTGCAGGCTGGATTGAAAGGGTCTCCAGACTGAGGACCTGGACTTTGTCTGTAAACCGGATGGCACAGACTGGCCCACTGGTGTGCTATTGTTCAATGTGTAATTTTACCATAGTCTTCACTACTTCTGCTCTGTTAGTTTATCTTAACCACCTGGGCTTGAAATGAATATTGGGGAGGTGGAAGAAGAAAGGACAGGCACCTCG from Ovis aries strain OAR_USU_Benz2616 breed Rambouillet chromosome 9, ARS-UI_Ramb_v3.0, whole genome shotgun sequence encodes:
- the SLC30A8 gene encoding LOW QUALITY PROTEIN: proton-coupled zinc antiporter SLC30A8 (The sequence of the model RefSeq protein was modified relative to this genomic sequence to represent the inferred CDS: deleted 1 base in 1 codon; substituted 1 base at 1 genomic stop codon) is translated as MEFLERTYLVNDKATKMYAFTLDSVELQQKPLNKDQCPGEKPEELESGVIHHCHHNCKATEDSAQEQICAKWKLCAASGICLVFMIAEVVGGHIAGSLAVITDAAHLLVDLTSFLLSLFSLWLSSKPPSKRLTFGWRXAEILGALLSSLCIWVLTGVLVYLACERLLYPDYQIQATLMIIVSSCAAAATLCKRVILHQKHPAHSHKEVQANASVRAAFVHALGDLFQSISVLTRALIIYFKPEYKVADPICTFVFSGLVFASTVTILKDFSILFMEGVPKHLSYNGVKELILAVDGVLSVHSLHVWSLTMNQVILSVHIAAAASRESQGVRREIAKVLSSRFPVHSLTIQMELPADQDPACLLCEDPQD